A part of Terriglobus roseus genomic DNA contains:
- a CDS encoding acyltransferase family protein codes for MPQVEVPPATQRFDGVDVLRGISIAAVVLHHFYLRMLFSGHALRSVMPAWLFRLLYVNGGNAVTVFFAVSGFLITYISLRRFGSISDLKPRIFYRIRFARIAPLLLALLVVLSVLHLLHVDGFSISPKRGTLLRALTAALTFHLNWFEAKHGYLPPNWDVLWSLSIEEMFYLFFPIACVMVRHVRRGGTALLCFLLAALVVLAPMGRTIWAATELEAEKSYLGGMGSIAMGCLTALLLRRLQTRGTLPSPRRLLVLAWGGAVVMFIAMPPFPLGHWHRFLGVTDLDDSLLTLGTCMVILGLVGRNRAGSRWAAPIRWLGQLSYEVYLTHEFIVIGIALLALHVGTLTGKGLGFGMFAWSLVTLFLSSAFGWVVATYFSEPMNRGLRGAPYPAELKAPLARR; via the coding sequence TTGCCGCAAGTTGAGGTGCCGCCCGCAACGCAACGCTTTGACGGCGTGGACGTTCTGCGCGGCATCTCCATCGCGGCGGTGGTGCTGCATCACTTTTACCTGCGCATGTTGTTCTCGGGGCACGCCCTCAGATCGGTGATGCCAGCGTGGCTATTCCGCCTCCTGTACGTAAACGGTGGCAATGCTGTCACCGTCTTCTTCGCCGTCTCCGGTTTCCTGATCACGTATATTTCGCTACGCCGTTTCGGATCGATTTCGGACCTGAAGCCGCGCATCTTTTACCGCATCCGATTTGCTCGCATTGCGCCGCTGCTGCTGGCGCTCCTTGTTGTTCTGAGCGTCCTTCACCTGCTGCATGTGGATGGTTTTTCTATCTCGCCGAAGCGTGGAACGCTGTTGCGCGCTCTCACTGCCGCGCTGACGTTTCATCTGAACTGGTTTGAGGCAAAGCACGGCTACCTGCCACCGAATTGGGACGTGTTGTGGTCGCTTTCCATCGAGGAGATGTTCTATCTCTTTTTTCCCATCGCCTGCGTGATGGTGCGGCACGTGCGCCGTGGCGGCACGGCGTTACTGTGTTTCTTGTTGGCAGCACTCGTCGTGCTCGCACCCATGGGCCGCACCATCTGGGCTGCGACGGAACTTGAGGCGGAGAAGTCCTATCTCGGCGGTATGGGTTCCATTGCAATGGGCTGCCTTACCGCCCTTCTGCTGAGGCGCCTGCAGACGCGCGGCACGCTGCCGTCGCCGCGCCGGTTGCTGGTGTTGGCATGGGGTGGTGCAGTTGTTATGTTCATCGCAATGCCGCCGTTTCCGTTGGGCCATTGGCATCGCTTTCTCGGCGTGACAGATCTGGATGACTCGCTGCTCACGTTGGGGACCTGCATGGTCATCCTTGGGCTGGTGGGCCGTAATCGTGCGGGTTCGCGGTGGGCAGCGCCGATCCGATGGCTGGGCCAACTCAGCTACGAGGTCTACCTGACGCACGAATTTATCGTCATCGGCATCGCTCTGCTGGCGCTGCATGTTGGAACGCTGACCGGTAAAGGCCTGGGTTTCGGCATGTTCGCGTGGAGTCTCGTCACGCTATTCCTTAGTTCCGCTTTTGGATGGGTGGTCGCTACTTATTTCTCTGAGCCCATGAATCGTGGCCTTCGCGGCGCCCCATACCCCGCGGAACTTAAGGCTCCGCTCGCGCGTAGATAG
- a CDS encoding YIP1 family protein: MSAYPEALPPGPIDQYDNQPPLTAVQRITNIFYAPSKTFADLRRNRSWWLAFVVMALVGYLFTTTALTKVGPRGLAESSIRNNPAQAEKMQNASPEDRARMISITASIMQVSLWAWPVFILITAAIGALLLWVGCNFILGGSGTYPGMFAVMIFAYLPGIFRSLLTSAVLLFGDTENFNLNDPIGTNPGFYLGADSSVFLKTFLSSVDVFSLWILILMGIGGAIVARVKVKNGVAMVLITWLIFALGKAAITAATS; encoded by the coding sequence ATGTCCGCTTATCCTGAAGCACTGCCGCCGGGCCCCATCGACCAATACGACAACCAGCCGCCACTCACTGCAGTCCAGCGCATTACCAACATCTTCTACGCGCCTTCGAAGACGTTCGCCGATCTTCGTCGTAATCGCTCGTGGTGGCTCGCATTCGTTGTCATGGCCCTCGTTGGATATCTCTTCACAACCACGGCGCTCACGAAGGTTGGCCCGCGTGGTTTGGCAGAATCTTCTATCCGCAACAATCCGGCGCAGGCTGAGAAGATGCAGAACGCCTCGCCGGAAGACCGCGCCAGGATGATTTCCATCACGGCCTCCATCATGCAGGTTTCGCTGTGGGCATGGCCGGTTTTCATCCTGATTACGGCGGCCATCGGTGCGCTTCTGCTGTGGGTGGGTTGCAATTTCATCCTTGGCGGATCCGGCACGTATCCCGGCATGTTTGCGGTGATGATCTTTGCGTATTTACCGGGCATCTTCCGATCTCTGCTGACTTCCGCGGTACTCCTCTTTGGTGATACGGAAAACTTCAACCTGAACGATCCCATCGGAACCAATCCGGGCTTCTATCTTGGCGCTGACTCCTCCGTCTTCCTGAAGACTTTTCTTAGCTCGGTAGATGTCTTCTCGCTCTGGATACTGATTCTTATGGGCATTGGCGGCGCCATCGTGGCTCGTGTGAAGGTGAAGAACGGCGTGGCGATGGTCTTGATTACGTGGCTGATCTTCGCATTGGGCAAAGCCGCCATCACCGCCGCCACGAGTTAA
- a CDS encoding YheT family hydrolase, with protein sequence MNATSPFQPRRWLRNGHLQTIAGNFLPRTDRLPVATTELIPVPLPQEMQSLPQAVTLDQRLPSRILCHCHWQAEPESCVTVVLVHGLEGSSYSQYVVGNANRLFTAGCNVVRMNMRNCGGTDALSPTLYHSGMSGDVKALLTWLIARGCSRVVLAGYSMGGNLLLKAVGELADQAPQQLIGCVAVSPVMDLGESADALHEPQNRVYEYRFIRALLQRYRLKCRLYPAIYKPELAARVQSIRDFDEYITGPACGFTGASDYYYRAASARVLDRIAVPTLVLHACDDPFIRLTAETRQKLHDNPHITLLEPQNGGHCAFLEQPTQEYDGYYAERLLLNFVKERAADSAREQVPLC encoded by the coding sequence TTGAACGCAACGAGCCCATTTCAACCGCGCCGCTGGCTCCGCAACGGCCACCTGCAGACGATCGCTGGCAACTTCCTGCCGCGCACGGATCGCCTGCCCGTGGCCACAACGGAACTGATCCCTGTGCCATTGCCGCAGGAGATGCAGTCGCTGCCGCAAGCTGTGACGCTGGATCAGCGTCTGCCCAGCCGCATTCTCTGCCATTGCCATTGGCAAGCGGAACCTGAGAGCTGTGTCACGGTCGTTCTGGTGCATGGTCTTGAGGGTTCGTCGTATTCGCAATATGTGGTGGGCAATGCGAATCGCCTTTTTACCGCAGGATGCAACGTCGTCCGCATGAACATGCGCAACTGCGGTGGCACGGATGCGCTTTCGCCCACGCTGTATCACTCCGGTATGTCTGGCGATGTGAAGGCCCTGCTGACGTGGCTCATTGCGCGCGGATGCAGCCGTGTTGTTTTAGCGGGCTACAGCATGGGCGGCAACCTGTTGTTGAAGGCGGTGGGAGAGCTTGCAGACCAAGCTCCACAGCAACTGATCGGATGCGTTGCGGTATCACCTGTGATGGATTTGGGTGAGAGCGCCGATGCTCTGCATGAGCCGCAGAACCGTGTCTATGAGTACCGCTTTATACGGGCGCTGTTGCAGCGCTATCGCCTGAAGTGTCGCTTATATCCTGCGATCTACAAGCCGGAGCTTGCGGCGCGTGTGCAATCGATTCGCGACTTCGACGAATACATCACCGGCCCTGCATGCGGTTTTACTGGCGCCAGCGACTACTATTACCGCGCTGCATCGGCGCGCGTTCTGGACCGCATTGCTGTGCCCACATTGGTGCTGCACGCGTGCGACGATCCCTTCATCCGTCTCACTGCCGAAACGCGGCAGAAGCTGCATGACAATCCGCACATCACATTGTTGGAGCCACAAAACGGTGGGCACTGTGCCTTCCTCGAACAACCCACGCAGGAGTACGACGGCTACTATGCCGAGCGGTTGTTGTTGAATTTCGTGAAAGAGCGCGCTGCAGATTCGGCGCGTGAGCAGGTGCCGCTATGCTGA
- a CDS encoding CsbD family protein has translation MKAFPWLIAGLAVGAAAVVIAVLNEPETGYSDPDVEHAANRIGAWGAKQRVTGSGGSILGAAKQKFGEAIGDYDLADEGAGDQTVGHIKDAAGKAADVVSDAIKDLNRP, from the coding sequence ATGAAAGCTTTTCCGTGGTTGATTGCTGGACTTGCCGTTGGCGCTGCCGCCGTGGTCATTGCTGTCCTGAACGAGCCAGAGACTGGCTACAGCGATCCGGACGTGGAGCATGCGGCAAACCGCATTGGCGCATGGGGCGCCAAGCAGCGCGTCACCGGCAGCGGTGGAAGCATCCTGGGCGCGGCGAAGCAGAAATTCGGTGAAGCTATTGGCGATTATGACTTGGCCGACGAAGGCGCGGGCGACCAGACCGTGGGCCACATCAAGGATGCCGCAGGTAAAGCCGCTGACGTGGTCAGCGATGCCATCAAGGACCTGAACCGACCGTAG
- a CDS encoding 4-(cytidine 5'-diphospho)-2-C-methyl-D-erythritol kinase, with product MSTTVRSYAKINLGLRIGPPRADGFHELHTLYQSIGLHDEVTVTAKTAAVTRITMDCTDLRVPTDARNTAFRTVEMALTAMEITAEVHLSLTKNLPVQGGLGAGSANAAAALLGLERELGTALTGPQRMSLAERIGSDVPLFLLGGTVYGHNRGQIVLPYPDLPAMHCVVFAPTVGSSTPLAFKAWDEQVSRLTPEAAQDRLDELSRVYASAFACTGADSQTGASGAFGTLDAENLQRSGSLAGNPLPALVRTGIANDFEEVVFQQHPFLRDILHALKGDEALGESSAVMAALSGSGSSLFGLYRTEADAEAAQARTAEYAGRSFRTTTLTREAYWSSMFV from the coding sequence ATGTCCACCACTGTTCGCTCCTACGCAAAGATCAACCTCGGCCTGAGGATCGGCCCACCGCGAGCGGACGGCTTCCACGAACTGCATACGCTGTATCAGAGCATCGGCCTGCATGATGAAGTGACGGTCACAGCGAAGACCGCTGCGGTGACGCGTATCACCATGGATTGCACTGACTTGCGCGTGCCCACCGATGCTCGCAACACGGCCTTCCGCACGGTGGAGATGGCTCTGACGGCGATGGAAATCACTGCGGAAGTCCACCTGTCACTGACCAAGAATCTGCCGGTGCAGGGGGGACTTGGGGCCGGATCGGCCAATGCGGCGGCGGCACTGTTGGGGTTGGAGCGGGAACTGGGCACCGCGCTAACCGGACCGCAGCGTATGTCTCTGGCTGAGCGCATCGGTTCTGATGTGCCGCTATTCCTTTTAGGTGGAACAGTTTACGGACACAACCGGGGACAGATTGTGCTGCCTTATCCTGACCTCCCAGCGATGCACTGCGTGGTCTTCGCGCCCACGGTGGGTTCCAGCACTCCGCTGGCCTTTAAGGCCTGGGACGAGCAGGTTTCTCGATTGACCCCTGAAGCCGCGCAGGATAGACTTGATGAGTTGAGCCGCGTCTACGCGTCCGCATTCGCCTGTACGGGAGCAGACAGTCAGACCGGCGCCTCCGGTGCTTTCGGAACACTCGATGCAGAGAATCTGCAACGATCCGGGAGCCTGGCCGGGAATCCTCTTCCTGCGCTTGTCCGTACCGGGATTGCGAACGACTTCGAAGAGGTCGTCTTCCAGCAACACCCCTTCCTGCGCGACATTCTGCATGCTCTTAAGGGCGATGAGGCTCTCGGGGAATCGTCTGCCGTGATGGCGGCGCTTTCCGGCTCCGGTTCGTCCTTGTTTGGTCTGTATCGGACAGAAGCAGACGCAGAAGCGGCACAGGCACGCACCGCGGAGTATGCAGGACGGTCTTTCCGGACCACCACCCTTACTCGTGAAGCGTACTGGAGTTCCATGTTCGTCTGA
- a CDS encoding ribose-phosphate diphosphokinase has translation MSTAATATPATSEPITDRATLIAAGGAAKQQPAPDKKRSSRLADDRRFKIFCGSANKALCEEVCQFLGVPMGQTKLISFSDGEIHFQLLENVRGADVFLVQPTCAPVERHILELLIMIDALKRASAGRITVVIPYYGYARQDRKDRPRVAITSKLVADLLQTAGANRALLVDLHAAQIQGFFNIPVDHLFASPVLVGYFRDLNLPNLTVVSPDAGGVERARFFATKLGVPLAIVDKRRTDINVTEVMNVIGDVKGRTCIILDDIVDTAGTLTKTVDALLANGATDVYACASHAVLSGPAVERIKNSNLKELVVTNTIPLSEEAAQVDKIKVLSVAGLLGRAIESIHMETSVSTLFS, from the coding sequence ATGTCAACCGCCGCAACCGCTACCCCCGCCACTTCAGAACCCATCACCGACCGCGCAACATTGATTGCCGCAGGCGGTGCCGCGAAGCAGCAGCCTGCTCCGGACAAGAAGCGTTCCAGCCGACTGGCTGACGATCGCCGCTTCAAGATTTTCTGTGGTTCCGCGAACAAGGCACTCTGTGAAGAGGTTTGCCAGTTCCTGGGCGTGCCCATGGGCCAGACCAAGCTCATCAGCTTCTCGGATGGCGAAATCCACTTCCAGCTGCTGGAGAATGTGCGCGGCGCCGATGTGTTCCTGGTGCAGCCGACCTGTGCTCCGGTTGAGCGCCACATCCTGGAACTGCTGATCATGATCGACGCGCTGAAGCGCGCATCGGCAGGCCGCATCACGGTAGTGATTCCGTACTACGGTTACGCTCGCCAGGATCGTAAGGATCGTCCGCGCGTTGCCATTACGTCCAAGCTTGTGGCTGACCTGTTGCAGACTGCCGGTGCGAACCGTGCATTGCTGGTCGATCTTCACGCTGCGCAGATCCAGGGCTTCTTCAACATCCCGGTGGATCACCTGTTCGCATCGCCGGTTCTGGTTGGCTACTTCCGCGATCTGAACCTGCCGAACCTGACCGTTGTTTCGCCGGACGCGGGTGGTGTGGAGCGTGCGCGCTTCTTCGCAACGAAGCTGGGCGTGCCTTTGGCCATTGTGGACAAGCGCCGTACCGATATCAACGTGACAGAAGTGATGAACGTGATCGGCGATGTGAAGGGCCGCACCTGCATCATTCTGGACGACATTGTGGACACCGCCGGAACACTCACCAAGACGGTGGATGCGCTGCTGGCGAATGGTGCAACAGACGTCTATGCCTGCGCATCGCACGCAGTGTTGTCTGGCCCCGCAGTGGAACGCATTAAGAACAGCAACCTGAAAGAACTGGTTGTGACCAACACCATTCCGCTCTCAGAAGAGGCGGCGCAGGTGGACAAGATTAAGGTTCTTTCTGTAGCAGGCCTGTTGGGTCGAGCTATTGAGAGCATTCACATGGAGACGAGCGTTTCAACACTCTTCTCATAA